The following is a genomic window from Candidatus Dependentiae bacterium.
TGGTATGCGGGAATGGCTCAATTGGTAGAGCGACAGCCTTCCAAGCTGTAGGTTGCGGGTTCGAGCCCCGTTTCCCACTCCATGTAAAGCGTGAGAATGATGGGTATAGAAAAATAGAGTGCTGGCGTAGCTCAGTTGGTAGAGCAGCTGATTTGTAATCAGCAGGCCGCTGGTTCAAATCCAGTCGCCAGCTCCAAAAAAAGTTGGAAAGAGCTTATTTTAACGTATAAAATAAGTTGTCTTTTTCTGTAATTTTATTTATTCTATATAAAATTATGGTGAGTAATTGGGAAGATTGCCCACGTAGCTCAGTTGGTAGAGCACTTCCTTGGTAAGGGAGAGGTCACCGGTTCAAATCCGGTCGCGGGCTCCATAGATTTAAGAGTGATAAGTTAACACATAGTCAATAGGCACTTGTAGGTTGCAATCAGTATGGCAAAAGATAGAGTCACTACACATTTGATGTGTGAGAAATGTAAAGAGCGTAATTATACGCAAGTTGTATCAAAGAAAAGAACAGTGGGTTCTTTGAAACGTAATAAATTTTGCTCGCGCTGCCGTAGCCACGGGCCACATAAAGAAACGAAGTAAACTTTTTGTAGGCCAGTAGCTCTAATGGTAGAGCGGCAGACTCCAAATCTGCGGGTTGGGGGTTCGAGTCCCTCCTGGCCTGCCAAGTGCATTAAGAGCCAAAAGATTTTGTGGATAAGGATAACAAAAAATGATGCAGTTTTTAAATGAAGTAAAAATTGAATTGTCACGAGTCATTTGGCCAAAATTCGATGAGTGGGTTGGGTCTACTGTTGTGGTAATGGTTATAGTTGCCGCATTTGCTGTATACCTAGGCGCTCTCGATT
Proteins encoded in this region:
- the secE gene encoding preprotein translocase subunit SecE, yielding MMQFLNEVKIELSRVIWPKFDEWVGSTVVVMVIVAAFAVYLGALDFGLNHLARYIFEQYGIQ
- the rpmG gene encoding 50S ribosomal protein L33: MAKDRVTTHLMCEKCKERNYTQVVSKKRTVGSLKRNKFCSRCRSHGPHKETK